From Orcinus orca chromosome 3, mOrcOrc1.1, whole genome shotgun sequence, a single genomic window includes:
- the LOC101276993 gene encoding cytochrome b-c1 complex subunit 10 has protein sequence MLERFVGPRYRQLARNWLPTVGMWGTVGALGLVWATDWRLILDWVPYINGKFKKDD, from the exons ATGTTGGAACGGTTCGTGGGCCCGCGCTACCGCCAGCTGGCCAGAAACTG GTTACCCACAGTGGGCATGTGGGGCACCGTGGGAGCCCTGGGGCTGGTGTGGGCCACTGACTGGCGGCTGATTCTGGACTGGGTGCCCTACATCAACGGCAAGTTCAAGAAGGACGATTAA